The following proteins come from a genomic window of Pseudomonas sp. J452:
- a CDS encoding FAD-binding oxidoreductase — MTNPALIEALKTLVEPGKVLTDADSLNAYGKDWTKHFAPAPSAIVFPKTTEQVQAIVRWANEHKVALVPSGGRTGLSAAAVAANGEVVVAFDYMNQIVDFNEFDRTVVCQPGVVTKQLQLFAEDKGLYYPVDFASAGSSQLGGNIGTNAGGIKVIRYGMTRNWVAGLKVVTGTGELLELNRDLIKNATGYDMRQLFIGAEGTLGFVVEATMRLERAPKNLTAMVLGTPDFDSIMPVLHAFQNKLDLTAFEFFSDKALAKIMARGDVPPAFDTDCPFYALLEFEASTEEVAEQALATFEHCVEQGWVLDGVMSQSEQQLQNLWKLREYISETISHWTPYKNDISVTVGKVPAFLHDIDRIVGENYPDFEVIWFGHIGDGNLHLNILKPESLSKDEFFAKCAIVNKWVFETVQKYNGSISAEHGVGMTKRDYLHYSRSEAEIGYMKAIKAVFDPNGIMNPGKIFPV; from the coding sequence ATGACCAATCCTGCCCTGATTGAAGCGCTGAAGACCCTGGTCGAGCCCGGCAAGGTGCTTACCGACGCCGACTCCCTCAATGCCTACGGCAAGGACTGGACCAAACATTTCGCCCCGGCACCCAGCGCCATCGTGTTCCCCAAGACCACCGAGCAGGTGCAGGCCATCGTCCGCTGGGCCAACGAGCACAAGGTCGCCCTGGTCCCGTCGGGCGGCCGCACCGGCCTGTCCGCTGCCGCCGTAGCGGCCAATGGCGAAGTGGTAGTGGCCTTCGACTACATGAACCAGATCGTCGATTTCAACGAATTCGACCGCACCGTGGTCTGCCAGCCGGGCGTGGTGACCAAGCAACTGCAGCTGTTCGCCGAGGACAAGGGCCTGTACTACCCGGTGGACTTCGCCTCCGCCGGTTCCAGCCAACTTGGCGGCAATATCGGCACCAATGCCGGCGGGATCAAGGTCATTCGCTACGGCATGACCCGCAACTGGGTGGCCGGCCTGAAAGTCGTCACCGGCACCGGCGAACTGCTCGAGCTGAACCGCGACCTGATCAAGAACGCCACCGGCTACGACATGCGCCAGCTGTTTATCGGCGCCGAGGGTACGCTCGGATTTGTCGTCGAAGCCACCATGCGCCTGGAACGCGCGCCGAAGAACCTCACCGCGATGGTCCTCGGCACCCCGGACTTCGACTCGATCATGCCGGTGCTGCACGCCTTCCAGAACAAGCTCGACCTGACCGCCTTCGAATTCTTCTCGGACAAGGCCCTGGCCAAGATCATGGCCCGCGGTGACGTGCCGCCGGCGTTCGACACCGATTGCCCGTTCTATGCCCTGCTGGAATTCGAAGCCAGCACCGAGGAAGTCGCCGAGCAGGCCCTGGCCACCTTCGAGCATTGCGTCGAGCAGGGTTGGGTGCTGGACGGCGTGATGAGCCAGAGCGAGCAGCAGCTGCAGAACCTGTGGAAGCTGCGCGAGTACATCTCCGAGACCATCAGCCACTGGACGCCGTACAAGAACGACATCTCGGTCACCGTCGGCAAAGTCCCGGCCTTCCTCCACGATATCGACCGTATCGTCGGGGAAAACTACCCGGACTTCGAAGTGATCTGGTTCGGCCATATCGGCGACGGCAACCTGCACCTGAACATCCTCAAGCCGGAGAGCCTGTCCAAGGACGAGTTCTTCGCCAAGTGCGCCATCGTCAACAAGTGGGTATTCGAGACCGTGCAGAAGTACAACGGCTCGATCAGCGCCGAACACGGCGTCGGCATGACCAAGCGCGACTACCTGCACTACAGCCGTTCGGAAGCCGAGATCGGCTACATGAAGGCGATCAAGGCGGTGTTTGATCCGAACGGGATCATGAACCCCGGCAAAATCTTCCCCGTCTGA